Genomic window (Prevotella melaninogenica ATCC 25845):
AGTGGTGGATTCTTCCTTAATCATCCAGAACTTTCAGAGGCGATGTTTGATTCACGCAATCAACAATTATACCGATTTGATCGAGGATTGCTCGATGATTACGATAAAAATCAGCAACAACACAACACCGATCATAATCTTATCATCTTCCATCTCCTCGGACAGCACGTCAAATATAACCAACGATTCCCAAGCGACCGTCGCCACTTTAAGGCAGAAGATTATGAGAAGAAACGTGCCGACCTTAATGGAAAACAGCGAAATGTATTGGCTGATTACGACAATGCTGTCTTATATAATGACTCCATTGTAGATGCTATTATTAGTCGTTTTGAGGACAAGGAGGCTATCATTATCTATATGCCTGATCATGGAGAGGAATGCTATGAGGGTAATCGTGGATTCATCTGTCGCAATCACTCGGCTGCTATTGATTACGACTTAGCGCATTATGAGTTTGAAATTCCTTTCTGGATCTTCTGCTCTTATAAGTATGCTGCTAAGCATCCCGACATTTACAAAGAAATAATCGGTGCTAAAAACCGTCGTTTTATGACGGATGCACTACCGCACATGCTGCTCTATTTGGCAGGTATTCATACGAAAGACTACCATGCAGAGTATAATATCCTCAGTCCACAATACAATGAAATGAGACCGAGAATACTAAAGAATACAACGGATTACGATAAGCTTACTCGTCCTTCGGAGTAGCATCTCTTACCGAATCAGAAGTCTATATTAAAATAGAAGACAGCTTTCAAGGTGGCTGTTGGACGCATAGAGGGGAATTAGATCAGTATAAAGAAACGCTTAAAGCGCACAAAATCAATCATTAAAGTTAGGATGTTTAATAAGGAAAGGAATACATATACAGAACAATCCGTACCAGAACAGAGGAAAGAACGCCGAGAAGCGTTGCTTACACGGGTAGAGTGTGATGCGTTGAGAGGGCTTGCCATTATCGGAATCTTCCTACATAACTACTGCCATTGGTTGCGTCCAGTGGTAAAGGAGAACGAATATCAGTATTTTCAACGCAATGTAGACAAACTCTATCAAGTGTTACAAGGGTCGTGGAACGAATTGTTCTTCTTTCATATTCTATCGTTCTTTGGGCATTATGGAGTACCTGTATTCCTCTTCTTATCAGCATACGGCTTGACAATGAAGTACGAAAAGCACCAGCCAACAGTGCCAACAAGTATGCTGCAGTCACAATCAAGTCTTCCAGTCTTTGGTTTTATCAAATATCATTGGGTAAAGCTTTTCCGTATGATGATAGTTGGCTTTGTGGCTTTTACGATGGTTGACGCTATTACAGACGCTCCACACGATTATCATGTGATGGATATTATCGGTCAAATGGGACTTTTTAATAATCTTCTTCCCAATCCCGACGATATTATTTGGCCTGGTCCTTACTGGTTCTTTGGGCTTATGATACAGTTGTATATCGTGTATCGACTTTTCCTTTATCGCCGACATTGGGCATGGAATGTTATGTTGATAGTGCTTTGTTTTGCCATACAGTTATCCTGTGAACCAGAAAGTGAGGCCCTGAACCGTTGGAGATATAACTTTATCGGTGGGATGCTGCCATTCGGCTTTGGTGTACTTTATGCGAGATACGCACACGCCTGGACGACTGCTACAAACCTTGTAGCCTTTGTCCTTTCATTATTTGCCATACTATTGATGAGTTTCAACTATATAACATGGTATTTTATTCCACTTGTAATATGTGTTGCCTCTATTACCTTTGTGAGATTACTCAGTTGGATAGAAGGTGTAGTTGGCAATAAGTATTTCTCTGTTATGAATGTTCTCTCGTGGGTTGGCAGCATCTCAGCAGCCCTTTTCGTCTGTCATCCTATCACAAGAAAGATATTTATTCCAATCTCTCGAGGGGGAGAATATTGGACGGGACTTCTCCTTTACGTTATCTCTTCGCTTTGTTTAGCATGGTTGTTCAAAGAGTTAATGAAGAAGATACCGAGTCCAAAGTTAAAGTAAAGGAGTCTTATAAATACACGATTTCATCGCAATAAATGAAGATAAGAAGCATTGAATTAGCTGATATAAGCCGTTACCGAGGAGAGTTGATGGGGTTGGCCATCATCTTCGTTATTCTTTTTCATGTGGGATTGCCACGTGAAGATGCCTTCTTTGGCTTGAAGAGAATGGGTAATATCGGTGTAGACTTCTTTCTCTTCTTGAGCGGTATGGGCTTGTGGTTCTCTTGGACAAAGAACCCTTCCCTGCGAAAGTTTTATCTTCGCCGTTTCTTACGTGTCTATCCTACTTGGCTTTTCATGGCTTGTCTCTACTATATACCCGATTTCCTTAACGTCAATCTCACAGGACATAGCGGGCACAGTATGAATATCATCGATCTCATCGGGGATATAACGATTAACTGGGACTTCTGGATGCACAATGAGCTAACGTTCTGGTATATCCCAGCTATTATGGTTTTCTATCTTGTGAGTCCATTTTATATGATGCTTATCGCCAAGAATCCTATCTATCGTTGGACTCCTGTTGTCATGATAATGTGGTGTATTGTGGTGGAATATATTACCCCTTTGCATGATTCAGTAGGTCATTTAGAGATATTCTGGAGCCGTGCACCCATCTTCTTTATAGGTATTAACATTGCAGAGGTGGTGAAACGGAAAGACATCGTGGGTGGCTCGGCTATTTGGATGATAGTGATAACATTCATTATTGCTCTTTCCTCTTGTCTGTTTCTTGAACAAGAGAAGCACGGACAGTTCCCTTTATTCCTTGAACGTATGCTTTATATCCCTCTTACGTTTACATCGATTATCCTCTTCAATCAAGTCCTTCGTCATACACCAAAGTATATCAACAAAATACTAAAAGTATTTGGTGCATTGAGTTTGGAACTTTATTTGATACATTCCCACTTCGTACTCGATTATCTTGAGCAGACTGATTGGTCTTATTGGCACAAGTTTGTTGTGACGACCGTCATTAGTCTGATATTTGCATGGCTCTTACAGACTGTAATTAAAGGGATTATAACGCCCATAGAGAATAGAATAAAATGAAGAACCTTATACTGTTAATACGTCCACATCAATGGATTAAGAATCTTATCGTCTTCCTTCCAGTCTTCTTTGGAGGTGCTTTACTGCAATGGGAAGCGGTTTATGCAGGGTTAATCACAGTCCTGTCTTTTAGTCTGACGGCCTCGTCAATCTATTGTCTGAACGATATTGTCGATGTTCATGATGATCGTCAGCACCCAGTGAAATGTCATCGCCCAATGGCATCGGGGGCTGTTAGCATTACACAGGGCTATATATTGATGGGATTGATGTTTATTCTATCGATGACTTCGACCTTTTTGTTGCATGTACGTCAGGTTGAGACAGCCAGTGTAATAATCTTCTATTGGCTGTTAAATATAGGTTATTGTCTCCGTTTGAAGCGTTATGCAATCATTGACGTGTGTGTTGTTGCCTTCGGATTTGTACTTCGTATCCTTGCCGGAGGATATGCAACAGACATACATCTGAGTAAGTGGATTGTTCTGATGACATTCTTGTTAATGCTCTTCTTGTCCTTTGCAAAACGCCGTGACGATGTTGTGAAGATGAACGAGACTGGCCATGCACCTCGCCAGAATACGATTCGTTATAATCTTACGTTTATCAATCAAGCCATTACGATTACAGCGAGTGTCACCCTCGTGTGCTACATTATGTACACAGTAAGTCCTGAAACCATTGCAAATTTCCACACGGATCACCTTTATCTGACCAGTGTTTTTGTACTCTTAGGACTACTTCGTTATATCCAAATATCAGTTGTCGACAAGAAGAGTGGTGACCCAACAAAGGTGATGATACACGACCGTTTTATGCAGTTCATCGTCTTAGCCTTCGGACTTGCCTTCCTTTTCATTATCTACGTACTTAAGAATATCCAATAGGACATGAGAAAGATATATGCTTTCGACTTCGATGGCACACTGACTACTAAGGACACTCTCCTTGAATTTATCCGTTTCGCAAAAGGAAACGGACAAATGTTTTGTGGTTTTTTACTCTTTTCACCCCTCCTCATACTGATGAAACTGCATCTTTATCCTAACTGGAAGGTAAAGCAGCAGGTTTTTTCTTACTTCTTCAAAGGGATGAATATTGACGATTTCAACGCACTTTGTACACACTTTGCAGAGCAAAACAAACACCTACTTCGCCCTGCAGGAATAGAGAAAGTAAGACAGGCTATCGAAGAACAAGCCACTGTACTTATCATCAGCGCAAGCATTGACAACTGGGTAAGACCTTTTTTCGATGGAATCGATAAAAAAATACAGGTATTAGGGACGCAAATAGAAACAAAGGGAGGTCGTCTAACAGGACAATTTACCACTAAAAACTGCTATGGACAGGAAAAAGTGAATCGCCTCACAGCACTTTATCCACATCGTGAAGCCTACGATTTAATCGCCTTTGGAGATAGTAGAGGCGATAAAGAACTACTTGATTTTGCAGACAAAGGCTTTTACAAACCTTTCAGAAATAAGAAATAGAATGCTGAAGAATGAAATAAAGAACAAGAAAAAGCTCGGTGAAATCGTACGTTTTATCATCGTTGGATCATCAGCCGCAGCCATACAATACGGCACATATTTGCTATTAATATGCTGGCTACAGCCCCTCATTGCAAATACTATTGCTTACCTTGTTAGCTTCACATTCAACTATATCGCTTCCACACGTTACACCTTCCGTGTAAAGTCGACTACCAAACGAGGCGTAGGCTTCATCTTTTCGCATATCATCAACTTCCTTTTGCAAAGTGTCTGCCTGAAAATCTTCCTTCTTTTAGGTCTCAGCAAGCAGATAGCATTGATTCCTATGTTCGCTATTTGTGTTCCAATCAACTTCCTTTTAGTGCGCTTTTTCTTACATAGGAAGTAAGGTGTTACTCCTTATTAAGCCCCAGATGCAGCTTGTTTTCATGAAAAGAATTGTTTTTGTTCACGAAAAGAAGTTCCTCAATAAATAGACATATAGCTAAGATAGTCAATTATCTATCCTATTTTCATCCTCTTTCATTGAAAATCTTTTCATTTCAAGATTTCGAAAAGTTGCAGATAAGTGTTTGAAAAATCATTACATAATTTTAAATAAAACACCAATAAATAACGGCAAAAACACATATACGAAGCAGGTTTGTAACCATAAGGAAATCAATTAGTTATAAATTAGCAAAGTAAAAGGTGCTTAATTGGACTTCAAAAGGGCGTTAATAAGGGCCTTAAAGGGCACCTTTTGCAAGTCAATTGGGCGTCTTTTAGAAGCCAAAAGAGCATGTGTTGGTTTCGAATTGTACGAAAATAATTTACAAACTTCAAGTAGTAAGGGAATAAGTTGTTTGTGAATACAGATAGACTTCGTACCTAATGACGTTTATCATGTAGTTTATCCCCCGTTCTAAAACTATCTAATTGGGAGGTAATCATACCATATATGTGGATTAAACTCATTCTGTTAACAATCTACGTGTTTAAGGGAAGAACTTTTATTATCATGAAAAGAAGTCGAAATAGTAGGCAGATAGCTACGTGCAAAACGAGTTCTTCTCCTTATTTCCTTTGTTAAATGTGCTTTAATTTGTACCTTTGTACCAAATAATCAAAGCTACTCAATGCACATATTCAATATTTTCAAGGTGAAGAAAGAAGAACGCTGGCTGGCTTTTACGATGTTAGCAGTCTTTATTACGTTCAATGCGATGGTGATAGCAAGCCACTATCACGTCTACACCATGGAAGCACATGGTGGATTTTGGAGTGTCTTTACCAAGAATTTTCGTATGTCAGGCTATGATTGCTGGTCGTGGATAACGGTCTCGGGAGGTCGTATCCACTTCGTTACTTCACGTCATCCGTTGTATCTTACTTTTCTTTATCCGCTCTATCTGCTCAATGATTGGCTCATACAAAATGTAGGATACAACTTTGCTGTGTATTTCATGGCTGTCATCATTGTCTTTTCGGCATTCTATGCAGTACTCTTTATGTACCGTGTTTTCCGTGAAGTATTGGAGTTGAGGCGGAAAGATGCAAGACTACTTACCTTGTTGTTATTCTCTTTTGGACACGTACTCATCCCAACCATGGTGCCCGATCATTTCGTTATCTCCCTGATGCTCCTCTCTCTGACACTCTACATCACGGGAAAGAAGATGAAGAAAGGACAATTACTAACAGCTTGGCAATCGTTAGTTCTAACCTTCTTCACGGCAGGAATGGCAACTTCAAATGGGGTGAAGACCCTGTTAGCAGGTTTGTTTACCAATGGAAAAAAGGTATTTACCTGTAAGTTTATTTCTATCGGAGTAGTCCTGCCATTGCTCTTGTTGCTCGGTATTCAACAGTCTCAATATTATCTTTTGGAGGTTCCACAGCAAGCAGTTGTGCGTCATATCGAAAGCGAAACACTGAAGAAAAACCCGCAGAAGGTGCTCGAACACAAGAAACAAAGAGATGAATGGCAGCGAACACACCTCGGTCAGCCTGTTGGAGATGGGGTGATAACGAAGTTGATGGATGTCTCTACACCACGTGTTCCAACCATTGTAGAGAACTTCTTTGGCGAGTCTATTCAGCTTCATCAGCGTTCGTTATTAAAGGATGTTTCGTGGGAACGTCCCATCTTTGTGGAGTACAACTGGAGCGTGAATTATATCATCGAGGCTTTTGTAGTCCTCTTATTTATCGTAGGTATAGTGTTTAGCTATAAGCAACGGTTCTTTAAAATGCTTTTAGCTTGGTTTGCTTGTGACCTCACCTTGCATCTCATCCTCGGATTTGCCGTCACTGAAGTGTATATAATGACTTCAGGATGGGCATTCATTATCCCTATCTCCTATGGTTATTTACTGAAACGATTGTCGATGAAATGGCTAAAATTGATGCGCGTGGCGTTAATCATGCTAACCATCTACCTTTGGATTTGCAATGCAGGACAGACAGTCTATTACTTAATGTCGTAAGCTTAATGTCGTAAGCTATGTGGATGAAGTTTATTAAAATAAGAAAAGACGAGCGTCTTTCGGTTTGTTTATTCCTCCTGTGGCAGCTCATCATGCACGCCACAGTGATTATTCCTTACTATTCGGTGTTCTCAAGAATATCAAAGGATTATCGGAAAAACTTTCTCGATTGGTTCCATGTGTCTGGTTTCGACCCACTCACTTATTGCGTTGTTACCGACTGGACAACAGTCTACGATGTGCATAGACACCCTTTATTGGCTTTTTTCTACTATCCGGTCTATCTTATTAATCAGGGATTAATAAGCTTATTGGGTATTAACTGTGTACAGTTCTTGGTTGCTATCGTCCTTCTCATCAGTTCCCTTTATGCGTTCCTTTTAATGATACGAATAGGAAGAGAGCTCCTTCATCTCTCGCAACGAGAGTCTTCTGTACTTGCTTTTTTACTCTTCTCCTTTGCATACGTACTATTAGCAGCTATCTCACCCGACCATTTCATCTTGTCGTTATTTCTTATTCTCTTAGTGATTTATGTGACAGGTAAGCAGATGGCAGAGCATAAGCCCTTGAAAAAATGGCAGACGATTGTCTTCTTTATCCTTACTGCTGGCGTATCACTTAATAATGGGTTAAAGGTGTTATTAGCTGATCTTTTCTCAAAGGGAAAGCGTTTCTTTCATCCTAAGAACCTTATTCTTGTTGTCATCTTGCCTTCTGCAGCAATCTGGAGCTTTGGTCTTTGGGAGTACAAAACGTTCGTTGCCGATAGTGTCAATACACGAAAGGCACACGAAAAGAAAGCTGTAAAGGATGAGAAGACCAAGATGTGGAAGGAGTTCAGCGATACTACGCATCTTAAAGATAGTAAACAACAGACAGAAGCGTTTGCGTTACTATGGAAAAAGCACCGAAAGGCACAGCTGAAGGTAAAGTATAGCGCACCACAATATGCTCATTCTGGTACGCCAGTGAGTAAACAACCGTTCTTGAACTGGACAGATGTGACTACTTCTCGCTGTGAGACACTCGTTGAGAATCTCTTTGGTGAGTCAATACAGTTGCACCAGAAGTACACGTTATGTGATGTTATTCGCGATCGCCCAGTCTTCGTTAGTTATAACTGGGTCGTAAACTATATTGTTGAAGGTCTTATCGTCTTACTCTTTTTAGGCGGAATCTGGGCTGGTAGACGTAGTAAGCTGATGTGGATGTGTTTGTCATTCTTCGCCCTTGACATGATACTTCATATAGGCTTAGGGTTTGGTATTAACGAGGTATATATAATGACAGCGCATTGGGCTTACGT
Coding sequences:
- a CDS encoding HAD family hydrolase — protein: MRKIYAFDFDGTLTTKDTLLEFIRFAKGNGQMFCGFLLFSPLLILMKLHLYPNWKVKQQVFSYFFKGMNIDDFNALCTHFAEQNKHLLRPAGIEKVRQAIEEQATVLIISASIDNWVRPFFDGIDKKIQVLGTQIETKGGRLTGQFTTKNCYGQEKVNRLTALYPHREAYDLIAFGDSRGDKELLDFADKGFYKPFRNKK
- a CDS encoding acyltransferase family protein; translation: MKIRSIELADISRYRGELMGLAIIFVILFHVGLPREDAFFGLKRMGNIGVDFFLFLSGMGLWFSWTKNPSLRKFYLRRFLRVYPTWLFMACLYYIPDFLNVNLTGHSGHSMNIIDLIGDITINWDFWMHNELTFWYIPAIMVFYLVSPFYMMLIAKNPIYRWTPVVMIMWCIVVEYITPLHDSVGHLEIFWSRAPIFFIGINIAEVVKRKDIVGGSAIWMIVITFIIALSSCLFLEQEKHGQFPLFLERMLYIPLTFTSIILFNQVLRHTPKYINKILKVFGALSLELYLIHSHFVLDYLEQTDWSYWHKFVVTTVISLIFAWLLQTVIKGIITPIENRIK
- a CDS encoding DUF6080 domain-containing protein, yielding MHIFNIFKVKKEERWLAFTMLAVFITFNAMVIASHYHVYTMEAHGGFWSVFTKNFRMSGYDCWSWITVSGGRIHFVTSRHPLYLTFLYPLYLLNDWLIQNVGYNFAVYFMAVIIVFSAFYAVLFMYRVFREVLELRRKDARLLTLLLFSFGHVLIPTMVPDHFVISLMLLSLTLYITGKKMKKGQLLTAWQSLVLTFFTAGMATSNGVKTLLAGLFTNGKKVFTCKFISIGVVLPLLLLLGIQQSQYYLLEVPQQAVVRHIESETLKKNPQKVLEHKKQRDEWQRTHLGQPVGDGVITKLMDVSTPRVPTIVENFFGESIQLHQRSLLKDVSWERPIFVEYNWSVNYIIEAFVVLLFIVGIVFSYKQRFFKMLLAWFACDLTLHLILGFAVTEVYIMTSGWAFIIPISYGYLLKRLSMKWLKLMRVALIMLTIYLWICNAGQTVYYLMS
- a CDS encoding GtrA family protein; this encodes MLKNEIKNKKKLGEIVRFIIVGSSAAAIQYGTYLLLICWLQPLIANTIAYLVSFTFNYIASTRYTFRVKSTTKRGVGFIFSHIINFLLQSVCLKIFLLLGLSKQIALIPMFAICVPINFLLVRFFLHRK
- a CDS encoding DUF6080 domain-containing protein, with product MWMKFIKIRKDERLSVCLFLLWQLIMHATVIIPYYSVFSRISKDYRKNFLDWFHVSGFDPLTYCVVTDWTTVYDVHRHPLLAFFYYPVYLINQGLISLLGINCVQFLVAIVLLISSLYAFLLMIRIGRELLHLSQRESSVLAFLLFSFAYVLLAAISPDHFILSLFLILLVIYVTGKQMAEHKPLKKWQTIVFFILTAGVSLNNGLKVLLADLFSKGKRFFHPKNLILVVILPSAAIWSFGLWEYKTFVADSVNTRKAHEKKAVKDEKTKMWKEFSDTTHLKDSKQQTEAFALLWKKHRKAQLKVKYSAPQYAHSGTPVSKQPFLNWTDVTTSRCETLVENLFGESIQLHQKYTLCDVIRDRPVFVSYNWVVNYIVEGLIVLLFLGGIWAGRRSKLMWMCLSFFALDMILHIGLGFGINEVYIMTAHWAYVIPLCIGCLIKSTKGGIRNAITLLTALIAFYLIVYNSALVIFTL
- a CDS encoding decaprenyl-phosphate phosphoribosyltransferase → MKNLILLIRPHQWIKNLIVFLPVFFGGALLQWEAVYAGLITVLSFSLTASSIYCLNDIVDVHDDRQHPVKCHRPMASGAVSITQGYILMGLMFILSMTSTFLLHVRQVETASVIIFYWLLNIGYCLRLKRYAIIDVCVVAFGFVLRILAGGYATDIHLSKWIVLMTFLLMLFLSFAKRRDDVVKMNETGHAPRQNTIRYNLTFINQAITITASVTLVCYIMYTVSPETIANFHTDHLYLTSVFVLLGLLRYIQISVVDKKSGDPTKVMIHDRFMQFIVLAFGLAFLFIIYVLKNIQ
- a CDS encoding acyltransferase family protein — translated: MFNKERNTYTEQSVPEQRKERREALLTRVECDALRGLAIIGIFLHNYCHWLRPVVKENEYQYFQRNVDKLYQVLQGSWNELFFFHILSFFGHYGVPVFLFLSAYGLTMKYEKHQPTVPTSMLQSQSSLPVFGFIKYHWVKLFRMMIVGFVAFTMVDAITDAPHDYHVMDIIGQMGLFNNLLPNPDDIIWPGPYWFFGLMIQLYIVYRLFLYRRHWAWNVMLIVLCFAIQLSCEPESEALNRWRYNFIGGMLPFGFGVLYARYAHAWTTATNLVAFVLSLFAILLMSFNYITWYFIPLVICVASITFVRLLSWIEGVVGNKYFSVMNVLSWVGSISAALFVCHPITRKIFIPISRGGEYWTGLLLYVISSLCLAWLFKELMKKIPSPKLK